In the Kribbella sp. NBC_00482 genome, one interval contains:
- a CDS encoding NADH-quinone oxidoreductase subunit A, protein MSDSYGVIAAVVALGLVGLLGAFALNKALTVTYPTEGKLKTYESGVDPVGEGWAQVHIRYYLFAYLYVIFAVDAIYLFPWATIFATLGVATLIEMFVFLAFVAVGLLYAYRKGVLRWT, encoded by the coding sequence GTGTCGGACAGCTATGGCGTCATCGCCGCGGTGGTCGCGCTCGGCCTGGTCGGGCTGCTCGGCGCGTTCGCGCTGAACAAGGCGCTGACGGTCACCTATCCGACCGAGGGCAAGCTCAAGACGTACGAGTCGGGCGTCGACCCGGTCGGCGAGGGCTGGGCCCAGGTCCACATCCGGTACTACCTGTTCGCGTACCTCTACGTGATCTTCGCCGTGGACGCGATCTACCTGTTCCCGTGGGCGACGATCTTCGCGACCCTCGGCGTCGCGACCCTGATCGAGATGTTCGTCTTCCTGGCGTTCGTCGCCGTCGGCCTGTTGTACGCGTACCGCAAGGGCGTCCTGCGCTGGACCTGA